A window of the Microbacterium sp. LWH13-1.2 genome harbors these coding sequences:
- a CDS encoding iron ABC transporter permease, with protein MSDQTPQNPAVPPSAAVTGEAGSLATHAVVEGQTPGPRPRKRGKPGNVKAMLRSPLAWITGIIVIWFAAAFLVLPNAALLGVTFFPDGQFSIRAVEKLFGSERALKTLGNSFLLAVTLSITVNVVGVFIVLVTKYFQVRGAKILWLGYATTLIYGGIVLAAGYNFIYGRFGFFTNMMVNWWPDMDRDWFSGYFAVVFVMTFATTTNHMLFLSSSLGKVDYASIEAAKLMGASTWTILLRIVLPVMKPMLFAVTVLTFLIGLGALTAPLVLGGPDFQTVAPLIIDLSRSPITRDIAALLAIVLGIATIILLAIMNRFEKSGVYFSVAKVATPIQKQKIRNPFANVVVHVIAYLLWVIYLIPVVLIVIFSFVDARSILAGSITLDSLTLDNYITVFSSAEAIRPFIVSVVYSAVASIVVVGGLLFVARMLQKHRNLLTTAIEYVLHIPWILPIVLIALALVTAFDEPRAIVGGLVLTGTPILLLIAYICVKIPFTLRLLKAGFASVPDSLEDASRILGAKSLTTFRKVLVPLVLPTAAAITALNFNSLLDDYDAAIFLYHPLFKPLGVAIQESTRGENNLDAMPITFVYTVLLMIIMGVTMYLVYGRGSRAGAPRKAKKARA; from the coding sequence ATGTCGGATCAGACTCCCCAGAACCCCGCGGTCCCGCCGTCAGCGGCCGTGACCGGAGAAGCCGGCTCCTTGGCGACCCACGCGGTCGTCGAGGGTCAGACGCCGGGACCGCGGCCCCGCAAACGAGGAAAGCCCGGCAACGTGAAGGCGATGCTGCGCTCGCCGCTCGCCTGGATCACGGGCATCATCGTGATCTGGTTCGCAGCCGCCTTCCTCGTGCTGCCGAACGCCGCCCTGCTCGGCGTCACGTTCTTCCCCGACGGCCAGTTCAGCATCCGCGCCGTCGAGAAGCTGTTCGGCAGCGAGCGCGCGCTGAAGACACTCGGCAACAGCTTCCTGCTCGCCGTCACCCTGTCGATCACGGTCAACGTGGTCGGTGTGTTCATCGTGCTGGTGACGAAGTACTTCCAGGTGCGCGGGGCCAAAATCCTCTGGCTCGGCTATGCCACGACCCTGATCTACGGCGGCATCGTGCTGGCCGCCGGATACAACTTCATCTACGGCCGGTTCGGATTCTTCACGAACATGATGGTCAACTGGTGGCCCGACATGGATCGCGACTGGTTCTCGGGGTACTTCGCCGTCGTCTTCGTGATGACCTTCGCGACCACGACGAACCACATGCTGTTCCTCTCGTCATCGCTCGGCAAGGTCGACTACGCGTCGATCGAGGCGGCGAAGCTGATGGGCGCGTCGACCTGGACGATCCTGCTCCGCATCGTGCTGCCGGTCATGAAGCCGATGCTCTTTGCCGTCACGGTGCTCACCTTCCTGATCGGGCTCGGGGCGCTGACCGCTCCGCTCGTGCTCGGCGGACCCGACTTCCAGACCGTCGCGCCGCTGATCATCGATCTCTCGCGCAGCCCGATCACGCGTGACATCGCGGCTCTGCTGGCGATCGTGCTCGGCATCGCGACGATCATCCTGCTCGCGATCATGAACCGCTTCGAGAAATCGGGCGTGTACTTCTCGGTCGCGAAGGTGGCGACGCCTATTCAGAAGCAGAAGATCCGCAACCCGTTCGCGAACGTCGTCGTGCACGTCATCGCCTACCTGCTGTGGGTGATCTACCTGATCCCCGTCGTGCTGATCGTGATCTTCTCGTTCGTCGATGCGCGCAGCATCCTCGCCGGGTCGATCACCCTCGACAGCCTCACGCTCGACAACTACATCACCGTGTTCTCGAGCGCCGAGGCGATCCGCCCGTTCATCGTCAGCGTCGTCTACAGCGCCGTGGCCTCGATCGTTGTGGTCGGCGGTCTGCTGTTCGTGGCCCGGATGCTGCAGAAGCACCGCAACCTGCTGACCACCGCGATCGAGTACGTGTTGCACATCCCGTGGATCCTGCCCATCGTGCTGATCGCGCTCGCCCTCGTGACCGCGTTCGACGAGCCGCGGGCGATCGTGGGCGGCCTCGTGCTCACCGGCACACCGATCCTGCTGCTCATCGCCTACATCTGCGTGAAGATCCCGTTCACGCTGCGCCTGCTCAAGGCCGGGTTCGCGTCGGTGCCCGATTCGCTCGAAGACGCCTCGCGCATCCTCGGGGCGAAGTCGCTGACGACGTTCCGCAAGGTGCTGGTTCCGCTCGTGCTGCCGACCGCTGCGGCGATCACCGCGCTGAACTTCAACAGCCTGCTCGACGACTACGACGCGGCGATCTTCCTCTACCACCCGCTGTTCAAGCCGCTCGGTGTCGCGATTCAAGAGAGCACGCGCGGCGAGAACAATCTCGACGCGATGCCGATCACGTTCGTCTATACAGTGCTGCTCATGATCATCATGGGTGTCACCATGTATCTCGTGTATGGACGAGGTTCGCGCGCCGGAGCGCCCCGCAAGGCCAAGAAGGCGCGCGCGTGA
- a CDS encoding ABC transporter ATP-binding protein gives MIRFEDVEVAFGDHRAVSHLDLEIREGEFFTLLGPSGCGKTTALRTLAGFVEPTGGRILIGGRDVTRVPSEKRGVGMVFQNYALFPSMNVRENIAFGLSIQKTSKAEQRRRVDEIAERTGLAQSQLEKNVSELSGGQQQRVAIARALALTPSILLLDEPLSNLDAKLRVQLREQLKDLQHEVGVTTVYVTHDQEEALTLSDRIAVLDAGTLQQVGTPEEIYDRSATPFVCRFIGENNRLSAAQITSLGGGLDATAESYVRPEKLHLAEAGEASTASASLDGTIVDRTYHGSHSVYTVRAEDAALRVSVPAAASARQWNPGDAVRVDVDPRWILQYPAA, from the coding sequence ATGATCCGTTTCGAAGACGTCGAGGTCGCGTTCGGCGATCACCGCGCGGTCTCGCACCTCGATCTGGAGATCCGGGAGGGTGAGTTCTTCACCCTCCTGGGTCCGTCCGGATGCGGCAAGACCACGGCCCTCCGCACACTCGCCGGGTTCGTCGAGCCCACCGGCGGACGCATCCTGATCGGCGGGCGCGATGTCACGCGCGTGCCGAGCGAGAAGCGCGGCGTGGGCATGGTGTTCCAGAACTACGCGCTGTTCCCGAGCATGAACGTGCGCGAGAACATCGCCTTCGGCCTCTCGATCCAGAAGACGTCGAAGGCCGAGCAGCGCCGCCGCGTCGATGAGATCGCCGAGCGCACCGGACTCGCGCAGTCGCAGCTCGAGAAGAACGTGTCGGAGCTCTCGGGTGGGCAGCAGCAGCGCGTGGCCATCGCCCGCGCTCTCGCGCTGACCCCCAGCATCCTGCTGCTCGACGAGCCGCTGTCGAACCTCGACGCCAAGCTGCGGGTGCAGCTGCGCGAGCAGCTGAAAGACCTGCAGCACGAGGTGGGCGTGACCACGGTCTACGTCACCCACGATCAAGAAGAGGCCCTCACCCTCAGCGATCGCATCGCCGTGCTCGACGCAGGCACGCTGCAGCAGGTCGGCACTCCCGAGGAGATCTACGACCGCAGTGCGACGCCGTTCGTCTGCCGGTTCATCGGCGAGAACAACCGCCTGAGCGCCGCGCAGATCACGAGCCTCGGCGGCGGGCTGGATGCCACGGCAGAGAGCTACGTGCGGCCCGAGAAGCTGCACCTCGCCGAGGCCGGCGAGGCTTCGACAGCATCCGCCTCGCTCGACGGCACCATCGTCGACCGCACCTACCACGGCAGCCACAGCGTCTACACGGTGAGAGCCGAGGATGCTGCGCTGCGCGTCAGCGTTCCGGCTGCGGCGAGCGCCCGCCAGTGGAACCCGGGCGATGCGGTGCGCGTCGACGTCGACCCGCGCTGGATCCTGCAGTACCCGGCGGCGTGA
- a CDS encoding extracellular solute-binding protein translates to MVDIRKKRWTLLGIAAVAAVTLTGCAGGSTDGGDGGSSDGGSDATLIVYTNSNSDGRGEWITEQAAEAGIDIEIVGLGGADLTNRIIAEKNNPVGDVVFGLNNMFFEQLKAEEAITAYEPEWSGEVPADAGDPADGAFWPLVEQAIVTVYDENTITDAPSDEEELWTDEKYAGRYEVNPALGEATPQLMLASMLSRHLDEDGDLGVSDEGWELVESYYANGSPAVQGTDLYARITRDEVDYGVLPSSGISARDEEYGTKTGMIVPDYGVPYVTEQIAQINGTGNEAKAQEFIDWFGSAEVQGDFAAEFNSMPVNEGAVEQANPEVVELMGTLDRQDIDFGFVSENLGAWVEKVTLEYIG, encoded by the coding sequence ATGGTCGACATCCGAAAGAAGCGCTGGACTCTCCTGGGAATCGCGGCCGTGGCGGCCGTGACCCTGACCGGATGCGCGGGCGGCAGCACCGACGGCGGCGACGGCGGCTCGAGCGACGGCGGCTCCGATGCGACCCTCATCGTGTACACGAACTCGAACAGCGACGGTCGTGGCGAGTGGATCACCGAGCAGGCCGCGGAGGCCGGTATCGACATCGAGATCGTGGGCCTCGGCGGAGCCGACCTCACCAACCGCATCATCGCCGAGAAGAACAACCCCGTCGGCGATGTCGTGTTCGGTCTGAACAACATGTTCTTCGAGCAGCTCAAGGCCGAAGAGGCGATCACCGCCTACGAGCCCGAGTGGAGCGGAGAGGTTCCCGCCGACGCGGGCGACCCGGCCGACGGCGCGTTCTGGCCGCTCGTCGAGCAGGCCATCGTCACGGTCTACGACGAGAACACCATCACCGACGCCCCCTCCGACGAGGAGGAGCTCTGGACCGACGAGAAGTACGCCGGTCGCTACGAGGTCAACCCGGCGCTCGGCGAGGCCACCCCGCAGCTCATGCTCGCCAGCATGCTGTCGCGTCATCTCGATGAGGACGGCGACCTCGGCGTCAGCGACGAGGGCTGGGAGCTCGTGGAGTCGTACTACGCGAACGGCTCGCCGGCGGTTCAAGGCACCGATCTCTACGCCCGCATCACGCGTGACGAGGTCGACTACGGCGTGCTGCCCTCGAGCGGCATCTCCGCGCGTGACGAGGAGTACGGCACCAAGACCGGCATGATCGTTCCGGACTACGGCGTGCCGTATGTCACCGAGCAGATCGCGCAGATCAACGGCACCGGCAACGAGGCCAAGGCGCAGGAGTTCATCGACTGGTTCGGCAGCGCCGAGGTGCAGGGCGACTTCGCGGCCGAGTTCAACTCGATGCCCGTCAACGAGGGCGCGGTCGAGCAGGCCAACCCCGAGGTCGTCGAGCTCATGGGCACCCTCGACCGTCAGGACATCGACTTCGGCTTCGTGAGCGAGAACCTCGGCGCGTGGGTCGAGAAGGTCACGCTCGAGTACATCGGCTGA
- a CDS encoding DUF433 domain-containing protein: protein MTTSMLDRAIYSYSDVDRLVGLHGGTARRWLDGYSRAGKFYEPILREASTGTEVVTWGEMVEARLLAEFRSRDVTVQKLRPAIEQLREKFGRYPLALARPFLEVEGRELVQVVQEEVGLDRSLQLVVVRNGQSMLTAATERFSDSVQYVDGAAGRIQPDPRTPFVVMDPARTFGQPAVRNVRTEILAGDYKAGSSRDELADLYELTLDQVDEALRFELIVSSDRAA from the coding sequence ATGACCACCTCGATGCTCGACAGGGCGATCTACTCCTACTCGGACGTCGATCGCCTCGTTGGCCTGCATGGCGGCACTGCCCGGCGCTGGCTAGACGGGTATTCGAGGGCAGGCAAGTTCTACGAGCCGATCCTTCGCGAAGCCTCGACGGGAACCGAAGTCGTCACCTGGGGCGAGATGGTCGAAGCTCGTCTCCTTGCCGAGTTCCGAAGCCGCGACGTCACCGTTCAGAAACTGCGTCCGGCGATCGAGCAGCTTCGCGAGAAATTCGGACGGTACCCACTCGCGCTCGCACGGCCATTCCTGGAGGTAGAAGGGCGAGAGCTCGTGCAGGTCGTCCAAGAAGAGGTCGGGCTCGACCGGTCCCTTCAACTCGTCGTCGTACGCAACGGTCAGAGCATGCTCACGGCGGCGACCGAACGGTTCAGCGATTCAGTGCAGTATGTGGATGGCGCCGCTGGCCGCATCCAGCCCGATCCGCGCACTCCGTTCGTGGTTATGGATCCCGCGCGCACTTTCGGCCAGCCTGCGGTGCGCAACGTGCGTACCGAAATCCTCGCCGGCGACTACAAAGCGGGCAGCTCGCGTGATGAGCTCGCCGACCTCTACGAGCTGACCCTCGACCAGGTCGACGAAGCCTTGCGATTCGAGCTGATCGTCAGCAGCGACCGAGCCGCGTGA
- a CDS encoding SulP family inorganic anion transporter — MSAPTVDDRARYRANPTVLQALKSPRMLTREVLAGLVVGLALIPEAIAFSVIAGVDPKVGLFSSFIMAVSIAFLGGRPAMVTAATGAVALVIAPVAPTYGMDYFIATVILAGVFQVILGVLGVAKLMRFIPRSVMVGFVNALAIFVFSSQFPQLIDKPWMVYPLVALGIVVMIVMPKITKVVPAPLVSVVIVTAVVLTFAIAVPTVGDQGELPKSLPELFIPNVPLTWETFTIIAPFALGVALVGLMESLLTAKLVDEITDTHSNKTRESWAQGVANILSGTFGGMGGCAVIGQTMIGVKASGARTRISTFCAGIFLFLLVVVFGDFVSTIPMAALVAVMIMVAIGAFDWHSVKPSTLKRMPKSETFVMVSTVLLVLVTHNLAVGVVGGVLVASVLFVRRVAHFVSVSRTVSAAGDSVTYVVNGELFFASSNDLTTLFSYSKDPDSVVVDLTGSHIWDASTVAALDAIETKYTALGKSVEIIGMNESSQRMRGRLTGGFE; from the coding sequence ATGTCTGCACCCACGGTCGACGATCGTGCCCGCTATCGGGCGAATCCCACCGTCCTTCAGGCGCTGAAGAGTCCGCGGATGCTGACGCGCGAGGTGCTCGCGGGTCTGGTCGTGGGGCTCGCGCTGATTCCCGAGGCGATCGCATTCTCGGTGATCGCGGGCGTCGACCCGAAGGTGGGGCTGTTCTCGTCGTTCATCATGGCGGTGTCGATCGCGTTCCTCGGTGGGCGTCCGGCGATGGTGACCGCGGCGACCGGAGCCGTCGCGCTCGTGATCGCACCGGTCGCGCCGACGTATGGGATGGACTACTTCATCGCGACGGTGATCCTCGCGGGTGTCTTCCAGGTGATCCTCGGGGTGCTGGGTGTCGCGAAGCTGATGCGGTTCATTCCGCGCAGCGTCATGGTCGGGTTCGTGAACGCGCTGGCGATCTTCGTGTTCAGCTCGCAGTTCCCGCAGCTGATCGATAAGCCGTGGATGGTGTATCCGCTGGTCGCGCTGGGAATCGTCGTCATGATCGTGATGCCGAAGATCACGAAGGTCGTGCCGGCGCCGCTCGTGTCGGTGGTCATCGTGACGGCTGTGGTGCTGACGTTCGCGATCGCCGTGCCGACGGTCGGCGATCAGGGCGAGCTGCCCAAGAGCCTGCCCGAGCTGTTCATCCCGAACGTGCCGCTGACGTGGGAGACGTTCACGATCATCGCGCCGTTCGCGCTCGGGGTCGCGCTGGTCGGGCTCATGGAGTCGCTGCTCACCGCGAAGCTCGTCGATGAGATCACCGACACCCACTCGAACAAGACCCGGGAGTCGTGGGCTCAGGGCGTGGCGAACATCCTCTCCGGAACCTTCGGCGGCATGGGCGGATGCGCCGTCATCGGCCAGACCATGATCGGCGTCAAAGCCTCAGGCGCCCGCACGCGCATCTCGACGTTCTGCGCCGGCATCTTCCTGTTCCTGCTGGTCGTCGTGTTCGGAGACTTCGTCAGCACGATCCCCATGGCGGCCCTCGTCGCCGTGATGATCATGGTCGCGATCGGAGCCTTCGACTGGCACAGCGTCAAGCCGTCGACCCTCAAGCGGATGCCGAAGAGCGAGACGTTCGTGATGGTTTCTACCGTTCTTCTGGTCTTGGTCACCCACAATCTCGCTGTGGGGGTTGTCGGTGGGGTCCTGGTCGCGTCGGTGCTGTTCGTGCGCAGGGTCGCGCACTTCGTGTCGGTGTCTCGGACTGTCTCTGCTGCCGGGGATTCCGTCACGTATGTCGTGAACGGAGAGCTGTTCTTCGCATCCAGCAACGACCTGACGACGCTGTTCTCGTACTCGAAGGATCCGGATTCTGTCGTTGTCGATCTGACGGGGTCACACATCTGGGATGCATCGACCGTCGCCGCGCTCGATGCGATCGAGACGAAGTACACGGCGCTAGGGAAGAGCGTCGAGATCATCGGGATGAACGAGAGCAGTCAGCGGATGCGGGGACGGCTGACCGGCGGGTTCGAGTAG
- a CDS encoding DUF2520 domain-containing protein → MHSTPALAPETTIAIVGAGRLGGVLARALRAAGFVVIGPLRRDDRAPDADIALLCVPDSAIPAVAFAVRPHARLVAHVSGATPLTDVDFSLHPLQTFTGTEAPEVFHGIGVAIDGRTPEALEVAEQLARALDANPFHVGDAHRAEYHASASFASNFVLTVLDAAERLAKDAGVDRAHLAPLVRQTVENWVASGAASALTGPIARGDEATVARQRAASGDYQDLFDALATATRAVAGRAPHATTDKTTEEPEA, encoded by the coding sequence ATGCACAGCACCCCTGCTCTCGCCCCTGAAACGACCATCGCCATCGTCGGCGCCGGCCGTCTCGGCGGCGTACTCGCACGGGCCCTCCGCGCAGCGGGCTTCGTCGTCATCGGACCCCTCCGTCGCGACGACCGAGCGCCGGATGCCGACATCGCACTGCTCTGCGTTCCCGATTCCGCCATCCCGGCTGTGGCTTTCGCCGTGCGACCGCATGCGCGGCTCGTCGCCCACGTCTCGGGGGCGACACCGCTCACCGACGTCGACTTCAGCCTCCACCCACTGCAGACCTTCACCGGCACAGAGGCTCCCGAGGTCTTCCACGGCATCGGCGTGGCTATCGACGGCCGCACCCCCGAGGCGCTCGAGGTGGCCGAGCAGCTCGCGCGGGCGCTCGACGCGAACCCGTTCCACGTCGGCGACGCCCATCGCGCGGAGTATCACGCCTCCGCATCCTTCGCCTCGAACTTCGTGCTCACCGTGCTCGACGCGGCAGAACGCCTCGCGAAAGACGCCGGGGTCGACCGCGCCCACCTCGCACCGCTCGTTCGGCAGACGGTCGAGAACTGGGTGGCGTCTGGCGCGGCGTCCGCTCTCACCGGACCGATCGCGCGCGGCGACGAGGCGACGGTCGCGCGTCAGCGCGCAGCATCCGGCGACTACCAAGACCTCTTCGACGCCCTCGCCACCGCCACCCGCGCGGTCGCAGGGCGCGCGCCGCATGCGACCACAGACAAGACCACCGAGGAGCCCGAGGCATGA
- the panC gene encoding pantoate--beta-alanine ligase translates to MRILRTIAEVRAAVRDAKAAGQSVGLVPTMGAFHDGHLSLMRAAREQNDLVVVSLFVNPTQFAANEDLSTYPRDEARDAALAEAEGVDILFAPEPAVIYPDGFATNIHVAGITEVLDGASRGPHHFDGVATVVTKLFGIVQPDVAYFGQKDAQQVLVVRRVVRDLDLDVRIEACPIVREPDGLAMSSRNVYLDADARAQATALNRALDAADVAHRSGESILSAAHAVLDEAGIAVEYLELRDAETLQPVTAVERDALLLVAARVGAARLIDNHLLRAAETTLAKTHTTTDGKGDA, encoded by the coding sequence ATGAGAATCCTCCGCACGATCGCCGAGGTGCGAGCCGCGGTCCGCGACGCCAAAGCAGCGGGCCAGTCCGTCGGACTCGTCCCCACGATGGGCGCCTTCCACGACGGCCACCTCTCACTCATGCGCGCTGCGCGTGAGCAGAACGACCTCGTCGTCGTCTCGCTCTTCGTCAACCCGACCCAGTTCGCCGCGAACGAAGACCTCAGCACCTACCCGCGCGACGAGGCCCGCGACGCCGCGCTCGCCGAGGCCGAGGGCGTCGACATCCTCTTCGCACCCGAGCCCGCCGTGATCTACCCCGACGGCTTCGCCACGAACATCCACGTCGCGGGCATCACCGAGGTGCTCGACGGCGCGAGCCGCGGGCCCCATCACTTCGACGGCGTCGCCACCGTCGTCACCAAGCTGTTCGGCATCGTGCAGCCCGACGTCGCCTATTTCGGACAGAAGGATGCTCAGCAGGTGCTCGTCGTCCGCCGGGTCGTGCGCGACCTCGACCTCGACGTGCGCATCGAGGCCTGCCCGATCGTCCGCGAACCCGACGGACTCGCCATGAGCTCGCGCAACGTCTACCTCGACGCGGATGCTCGCGCCCAGGCGACCGCGCTCAACCGCGCCCTCGACGCCGCCGACGTGGCGCACCGATCGGGGGAGAGCATCCTGTCTGCCGCCCACGCTGTTCTCGACGAGGCGGGCATCGCTGTCGAGTACCTGGAACTCCGGGACGCCGAGACCCTGCAGCCCGTGACGGCCGTCGAACGAGACGCGCTTCTGCTCGTCGCCGCCCGTGTCGGCGCCGCCCGACTGATCGACAACCACCTGCTCCGGGCGGCCGAGACCACTTTGGCCAAGACCCACACCACCACCGACGGAAAGGGCGACGCCTGA
- the panD gene encoding aspartate 1-decarboxylase, producing the protein MRRTMLKSKIHRATVTGSDLHYVGSITVDPDLLEAADILPHEQVHVVDVDNGARFETYTLVGERGSGVIQVNGAAARLVHTGDTIIVISYADYSPEDLVDYEPVVVHVDRSNAIVRVDDAVGELVVTA; encoded by the coding sequence ATGCGACGCACCATGCTGAAGTCGAAGATCCACCGCGCGACCGTCACCGGCAGCGACCTGCACTACGTCGGCTCGATCACCGTCGACCCCGATCTGCTCGAGGCCGCCGACATCCTGCCGCACGAGCAGGTGCACGTCGTCGACGTCGACAACGGGGCCCGCTTCGAGACCTACACGCTGGTCGGCGAGCGCGGATCCGGCGTGATCCAGGTCAACGGCGCCGCCGCCCGCCTCGTGCACACCGGCGACACGATCATCGTCATCTCCTACGCCGACTACTCGCCGGAAGACCTCGTCGACTACGAACCCGTCGTCGTGCACGTCGATCGGTCGAACGCGATCGTTCGCGTCGACGACGCCGTCGGAGAACTGGTGGTCACCGCATGA
- the panB gene encoding 3-methyl-2-oxobutanoate hydroxymethyltransferase — protein sequence MSAHAAPTKRLTLSDLAAKKHAGAPIVMVTAYDFPSAQIVEEAGVDLVLVGDSAAMTVLGYDSTVPVTVDEMLMLTKAVRRGLEKPLLVGDLPFGSYEASDELALATAQRFIKEAGVDLVKIERGGTTVDRARALVNAGIPVVGHVGLTPQTATSLGGYRAQGRTADAALAVIDDALALQDAGVSLLVIEAVPSEVTAALAPLLRIPLIGIGAGADADGQVLVFHDLLGIYAGGVAKFVKRYADVRGVSVAGVQAYADEVRDGVYPAPEHGYGMPEAEAARLRELLAER from the coding sequence ATGAGCGCCCACGCCGCCCCGACCAAGCGCCTGACCCTCAGCGATCTGGCCGCGAAGAAGCACGCCGGCGCGCCCATCGTCATGGTCACCGCCTACGATTTCCCGAGCGCGCAGATCGTCGAGGAGGCCGGTGTCGACCTGGTGCTCGTCGGCGATTCGGCCGCGATGACCGTGCTCGGCTACGACAGCACCGTGCCCGTCACGGTCGACGAGATGCTCATGCTCACGAAGGCCGTGCGCCGCGGACTCGAGAAGCCGTTGCTGGTCGGCGACCTGCCCTTCGGCTCGTACGAGGCGTCGGACGAGCTCGCCCTCGCGACCGCGCAGCGCTTCATCAAGGAGGCGGGCGTCGACCTGGTCAAGATCGAGCGCGGCGGCACGACGGTCGACCGCGCCCGCGCGCTGGTGAATGCCGGCATCCCCGTGGTCGGGCACGTCGGGCTGACCCCGCAGACCGCGACATCCCTCGGCGGATACCGTGCCCAGGGGCGCACCGCCGACGCCGCACTCGCCGTGATCGACGATGCCCTCGCGCTGCAGGATGCCGGAGTCTCGCTGCTCGTGATCGAAGCAGTGCCGTCGGAGGTCACCGCGGCCCTCGCGCCCCTGCTGCGCATTCCGCTGATCGGCATCGGAGCGGGAGCGGATGCCGACGGCCAGGTGCTCGTCTTCCACGACCTGCTCGGCATCTACGCCGGCGGCGTCGCCAAGTTCGTCAAGCGCTACGCAGATGTGCGGGGAGTGTCGGTCGCGGGGGTCCAGGCGTATGCCGACGAGGTGCGCGACGGGGTCTACCCCGCGCCCGAGCACGGGTACGGAATGCCCGAGGCTGAGGCCGCGCGGCTGCGGGAACTGCTCGCGGAGCGGTAG
- a CDS encoding MFS transporter — MTTTSPIATTTAAPIRRSRFGFALAIVTQIAMMMGASAPSPFYPVLAAEIGFDAIVISAVFAVYAIALLLALLTAGSLSDHVGRRPVAIGGLLLLAASMLLFWHADSVATLMLARILQGAASGVLIAALSAAALDLAPGGRSRVAALWNALSPGIGLALGALISGIALDLTGQPLLDVFAPLTVVYIVLAALFFLAPETAPLRPGALASLSFRLSVPAGIRSDFWRGAPAIIAGWATGGLFLSLGANIVRTELGGEAHVWQGLAVAMLAGVGAITAFVFRNRTPRTSVIFGTAALATGTALSLWALSAESLPFYLAATAITGMGFGTAFSGVVASLAPRIPATDRADTFAVIYLLAYLAFGVPAVVAGTLVGVFGLGVVCVGYGVAVIVLALVALVLRARRAE; from the coding sequence ATGACGACCACGTCACCGATCGCCACTACGACGGCCGCGCCGATCCGCCGCTCGCGCTTCGGCTTCGCGCTCGCGATCGTCACGCAGATCGCGATGATGATGGGTGCGAGCGCGCCGTCGCCGTTCTACCCGGTGCTCGCGGCCGAGATCGGGTTCGACGCGATCGTCATCAGCGCCGTGTTCGCGGTGTACGCGATCGCCCTGCTGCTCGCGCTGCTCACCGCCGGATCTCTCTCCGACCACGTCGGACGCCGTCCCGTCGCGATCGGCGGACTCCTCCTGCTCGCCGCGAGCATGCTGCTCTTCTGGCATGCCGACAGCGTCGCGACGCTCATGCTCGCGCGCATCCTCCAGGGCGCGGCGAGTGGTGTGCTCATCGCCGCGCTCTCGGCCGCGGCGCTCGACCTCGCTCCCGGCGGACGGTCGAGGGTCGCCGCTCTGTGGAACGCACTCAGCCCCGGCATCGGCCTCGCCCTCGGCGCGCTGATCTCGGGCATCGCCCTCGACCTGACCGGCCAGCCGCTGCTCGACGTTTTCGCGCCGCTGACCGTCGTCTACATCGTGCTCGCCGCGCTCTTCTTCCTCGCGCCCGAGACCGCACCGCTTCGACCGGGAGCGCTGGCGTCGCTGAGCTTCCGCCTGTCGGTGCCGGCCGGCATCCGCTCGGACTTCTGGCGGGGCGCGCCCGCGATCATCGCCGGATGGGCGACCGGTGGACTCTTCCTCTCGCTCGGCGCCAACATCGTGCGCACCGAGCTCGGTGGCGAGGCGCACGTCTGGCAGGGGCTCGCGGTCGCGATGCTCGCGGGAGTCGGCGCGATCACGGCGTTCGTGTTCCGCAACCGCACGCCGCGCACCTCCGTGATCTTCGGCACCGCGGCGCTCGCGACGGGAACCGCCCTGTCGCTCTGGGCCCTCTCGGCCGAGTCGCTCCCCTTCTATCTCGCCGCGACCGCGATCACCGGCATGGGATTCGGCACCGCCTTCTCGGGGGTCGTCGCCTCGCTCGCGCCACGGATCCCCGCGACCGACCGCGCCGACACGTTCGCCGTGATCTACCTGCTCGCCTACCTCGCGTTCGGAGTGCCCGCCGTGGTCGCCGGGACGCTGGTCGGGGTGTTCGGGCTCGGAGTCGTGTGCGTCGGATACGGGGTCGCGGTCATCGTGCTCGCGCTCGTCGCGCTGGTGCTGCGGGCGCGCCGGGCGGAGTAA
- a CDS encoding transcriptional regulator produces the protein MPGDLPHPDRSEIQLTDVLFALSDPERLAIARQLADGPLDMAACHATDPNLPKSTKSHFMKVLREAGVIRNEPNGRRRMLTLRRDELDSLFPGLLDSVLRG, from the coding sequence ATGCCAGGCGACCTTCCGCATCCGGATCGTTCCGAGATCCAGCTCACCGACGTGCTCTTCGCGCTCAGTGACCCCGAACGCCTGGCCATCGCTCGACAGCTCGCCGACGGTCCGCTCGACATGGCCGCATGCCACGCCACCGACCCGAACCTCCCGAAGTCGACCAAGTCGCACTTCATGAAGGTGCTGCGCGAAGCAGGAGTCATCCGCAACGAGCCCAACGGACGGCGACGGATGCTGACGCTGCGCCGCGATGAGCTCGACTCGCTCTTCCCGGGGCTGCTGGACTCGGTGCTGCGGGGGTAG